A segment of the Streptomyces sp. XD-27 genome:
GGCGACCCGTACCAACTTCGAGATGTACGGCTGGCTGTTCATGCGGCTGTCCGGCATCCTGCTCGTCGTCCTGGTCCTGGGCCACCTGCTGATCCAGCTGGTCCTCGACGGCGGCGTCAGCAAGATCGGCTTCGCCTTCGTGGCCGGCCGCTGGGCCTCGCCGTTCTGGCAGACCTGGGACCTGCTCATGCTCTGGCTCGCCACGCTGCACGGCGCGAACGGTCTGCGCACGGTCATCAACGACTACGCGGAGCGGGACAACACCCGCCTGTGGCTGAAGGGGCTGCTCTACACCGCCGCCACCTTCACCATCCTGCTGGGCACGCTGGTGATCTTCACCTTCGACCCGAACATCCGCTAGACGTCGGGACACGAGGGACAGAGGAACTCATGAAGATCCACAAGTACGACACCGTCATCGTCGGCGCCGGCGGCGCCGGGATGCGCGCCGCCATCGAGGCGACGCAGCGCAGCCGCACCGCCGTCCTGACGAAGCTGTACCCGACCCGCTCCCACACCGGCGCCGCGCAGGGCGGCATGGCCGCCGCCCTCGCGAACGTCGAGGAGGACAACTGGGAGTGGCACACCTTCGACACGGTCAAGGGCGGTGACTACCTGGTCGACCAGGACGCCGCGGAGATCCTGGCGAAGGAGGCCATCGACTCGGTCCTGGACCTGGAGAAGATGGGCCTGCCGTTCAACCGGACCCCGGACGGCACCATCGACCAGCGCCGCTTCGGCGGCCACAGCCGCAACCACGGCGAGGCGCCGGTCCGCCGGTCCTGCTACGCCGCGGACCGCACCGGCCACATGATCCTCCAGACGCTGTACCAGAACTGCGTCAAGGAGGGCGTGGAGTTCTTCAACGAGTTCTACGTCCTGGACCAGCTGATCACCGAGGTCGACGGGGTCAAGAAGTCGGCGGGCGTCGTCGCGTACGAACTCGCCACCGGCGAGATCCACGTCTTCCAGGCGAAGGCCGTCATCTACGCCTCCGGCGGCTGCGGCAAGTTCTTCAAGGTGACGTCGAACGCGCACACGCTGACGGGCGACGGCCAGGCTGCGGTGTACCGCCGCGGGCTGCCGCTGGAGGACATGGAGTTCTTCCAGTTCCACCCGACCGGCATCTGGCGCATGGGCATCCTCCTGACCGAGGGCGCCCGCGGCGAGGGCGGCATCCTCCGCAACAAGGACGGCGAGCGCTTCATGGAGAAGTACGCGCCCGTCATGAAGGACCTCGCCTCGCGTGACGTCGTCTCGCGCTCGATCTACACCGAGATCCGCGAGGGCCGCGGCTGCGGCCCCGAGGGCGACCACGTCTACCTGGACCTGACCCACCTGCCGCCGGAGCAGCTGGACGCCAAGCTGCCGGACATCACCGAGTTCGCGCGGACGTACCTGGGCATCGAGCCGTACACCGACCCGATCCCGATCCAGCCGACCGCGCACTACGCCATGGGCGGCATCCCGACCAACGTCGAGGGCGAGGTCCTGGCGGACAACACCACCGTCGTCCCCGGCCTGTACGCCGCCGGCGAGGTGGCCTGCGTCTCCGTCCACGGCGCCAACCGCCTGGGCACGAACTCGCTGCTGGACATCAACGTCTTCGGGCGCCGCGCCGGCATCGCCGCCGCCGAGTACTCGGCGAAGGCCGACTACGTGGACCTGCCCGAGGACCCGGCGTCCCTGGTCGTCGAGCAGGTCGAGCGGCTGCGCGAGTCCACCGGCAACGAGCGGGTCGCCGAGCTCCGCAAGGAGCTGCAGGAGACCATGGACGCCAACGTCATGGTGTTCCGCACCGAGCAGACGATCAAGACAGCCGTCGAGAAGATCGCCGAGCTCCGCGCGCGCTACAAGAACGTGGCGATCCAGGACAAGGGCAAGCGCTTCAACACCGACCTGCTGGAGGCCATCGAGCTGGGCAACCTGCTCGACCTGGCCGAGGTCATGGCCGTCTCCGCGCTGGCCCGCAAGGAGTCGCGCGGCGGTCACTACCGCGAGGACTTCCCGAACCGCGACGACGTCAACTTCATGCGCCACACCATGGCGTACCGCGAGGTGGGCGACGACGGCTCCGAGTCGGTCCGGCTCGACTACAAGCCGGTCGTCCAGACCCGCTACCAGCCGATGGAGCGTAAGTACTGATGGCTACCCCGACCCTGGACAAGGCGGAGACCGCGGCCGACGCCTCGCCGTACATCACCGTCACCTTCCGGATCCGCCGGTTCAACCCGGAGGTCTCGGACGAGGCGATCTGGCAGGACTTCCCGATCGAGATCGACCCCAAGGAGCGGGTCCTCGACGGCCTCCACAAGATCAAGTGGGACCTGGACGGCTCGCTGACCTTCCGGCGGTCCTGCGCGCACGGCATCTGCGGCTCCGACGCGATGCGGATCAACGGCCGCAACCGGCTGGCGTGCAAGACCCTGATCAAGGACATCACCAGCCCGGACAAGAACGGCGCGTTCAAGCCGATCACGGTCGAGCCCATCAAGGGCCTCACGGTCCTGAAGGACCTGGTCGTGGACATGGAGCCGTTCTTCCAGGCGTACCGCGACGTGATGCCCTTCCTGATCACCACGGGCAACGAGCCGACGCGCGAGCGGCGCCAGTCCGCGGCCGACCGCGAGCGGTTCGACGACACCACCAAGTGCATCCTGTGCGCCGCGTGCACGTCCTCGTGCCCGGTGTTCTGGAACGACGGCCAGTACTTCGGCCCGGCGGCGATCGTCAACGCGCACCGCTTCATCTTCGACTCGCGTGACGAGGGCGGTGAGCAGCGGCTGGAGATCCTGAACGACAAGGACGGCGTCTGGCGCTGCCGCACCACCTTCAACTGCACCGAGGCGTGCCCGCGCGGCATCGAGATCACCAAGGCGATCCAGGAGGTCAAGCGCGCGCTGATCACGCGACGCTTCTGACCGGGTTCCGCCTGCGCGGGCCACGCGGCGGTAGCCGCATATCGATGCAGAACGACAGGGCCCCGGCTCCCCCATGGGAGCCGGGGCCCTGTTCGGCTGCCTGGTCGACTGTCAGGACGCTCCGTCGCGCCAGGCGTCGAGGACGGCCTGGACGGCACGTGAGACCTGGTTCTGCTCAGAGCGGTCGGCCCACACGTGAGCGTCATGCTCGGTGAGCTTCACCGTCTCGTCGGTTGTGGTGACGGCGGCGGTGAAGTTGAACTGGCGGGTCTTGCGGCCGCTGCCGGAGCGGTAGTCGAAGTGGCCCAGGTAGTCACCCACAGCGGCGACCGTCAGGCCGGTCTCCTCGGCGACCTCCCGCCGCAGCGCGTCGACGAGGTCTTCGCCGTTCTCGACGCCGCCGGAAGGCAGTTCCCACAGCCCGCCGAGATAGTCGCCGGCGGCTCGGTGGAGCAGCAGCACCTTCCCGTCCGGGTCGGCGATGACGGCGCCGACGACGGTCTTCTCGACGCCCTCACGTTCAGCCGTGTGGGTGAGGTCTTCGAGGAGTTCGTTGGTGACGGAAGACGGACTCACAGCAGATCCTTCGCGTGGGCAGCGGCTTTGGCGATGGCCGCGGTGTAGGCGTCGGCGAGGCGGACGTCGTCCTCCCCGTGCCACACCGGCAGCTTGAGGGTGGTGGCGTGCACGTGTTCGGCGACCGGGAACTCCCCGGCTACGGGCCCTTGGAAGCCAGCGTAGCCAGGCAGCAGGGCCCCGGGGCGCCGGAACAACGGATGGGTGCCCAGCGGGCAGGTCGCCCCTGGCAGGTCCGCCTCCACAGCGCCCTCGGCGTGTACGGCATCGAGGAACCGTCGGATCGGCAGTCCACCGAGCTCGGCCGACTCGTACCGCAAAGGCAGCGCGTACCAGGCCGGCCGGGCCGAGGCGGGCACGTACGGCGGATAGACGCCAGGCACGTCGTCCAGGGCCTCGCACATCCGGGCCGCGATGGCCAGGCGCCCTGCCAGGTAGCCGTCCAGGCGGGGCAGTTGGGCGCGGGCGAAGGCGGCGGCGAGCGGGTGGATGCGCAGTTTCAGTCCCATGCCGGTGACCGCGAACCGCGCGAGTGGGTGGTCGGCGGGGATCTCGCGGCGGCATCGCTTGTTGTACTGACCGTGCAGCAGCACCCGGTAGTACAGCTCACTGTCGTCGGTGGCGACGAACCCGCCTTCGCCGGCGGAGAGCGGCTTGGGCCCGTTGAGGCTGAACGCCGCGGCGGTGCCGAACGAACCCGTGCGTCGGCTGTTCCACGTGGCGCCGTGTGAGTGGGAGCCGTCTTCGAGCAGCATCAGGCCGTGCTCGTCGGCGAAGGACGCCAGGGCGTCCATGTCCTCGGGCAGGCCCCACAGGTGGACGGCGACCACGGCCTGCGTCCGGGCGGTGATACGTCGGGCGGCATCGCTGAGGTCGAGCTGCCCGCGGCTGTCGACGTCGGCCAGCACGGGATGAGCACCGAGGTGGAAGAGCGGTGTGGCCGTGGCGTGGAAGGTGAGCGCAGGCACGATCACCTCATCCCCTGGGCCGATCCCGGCCGCGGCGTACATCGAGTGCAGTGCGGCGGTCCCCGTGCAGGTGGTCACGATGTGCCGAACTCCGAGGTAGGAGGCGAGCGCGTCCTCCAGGTCGGCGACAACGCCGGAGCGGTCCGGGATCGAGACGGCCGCCTCCAGTTGCGCGGCGACCGCCTCACGGTCGGTCTCCGCGATCGGCGGCCAGGCAAAGTGCGGTCCCGGGACGCTGATGGCGGGTTCGCCGCCAAGCAGAGCGAGCGGGGAGTCGTTCACGCCAGGTACTCCTTCGGGTCGGCGGGGCGGGCGGTGGCCTGCGAGGCGTAGGCGGCGGCCAGGAACGCGGCGTGCGGCAGGTGCTCGGCGGGGCCGGAGGGGTTGGGGCGCGTACCGTCCAGAACACGGCAGAAGTAGTCGATCTGTGTGGCGGCCGCGCACGGCCAGGCCGGTTCGCGCACGAGCGACTCGAGCACCTGCCCGGCCGAGTCGAGGCGTCGCACCATGCCGCGCTCGACGACCACGGCTCCGTGCGGGCCCGTAATGGCCAGGCGCTCGGTCTTCGGTCCCGCCGAGCGGGAGACCAACAGCGAGCCGTACAGTCCCGCGTCGTAGGCCAGGTGCACCAGGGCGGTGTCCTCGGCGTCGTAGTCCGCGCCCGGCGCGGCGGCGGCCGAGGTATCCGCCAGGACCCGGTCGGGCAGGCCGAGGTACCAGATCAGCAGGTCGATCAGGTGGTAGCCCATGTCGGCCAGGCATCCGCCACCGGCGAGCTCGGCCCGGCCGCGCCAGCCGGCGGCCGGGTCGGGGCAGTGGAAGGTGTACCGGCCCTCGACCAGGTACGGGCTGCCGATGTGCTCCAGCAGATCGACGGCGGCGGCGTAGAGGGGGTGGAAGCGCCGCTGGACGGTGACCATCAGTTCGATTCCTGTCTTCCCGCACAGCGCGGCCAGCTCGACGGCCTCGTGGGCGTCGGTGGCGAACGGCTTCTCCTTCATCACGTGCACCCCTGCCTCGGCGCACGCCTCGATGACCGCCCGTCCGGCGTGATGCGGCACCGCGGCGACGACGAAATCCGGCCGTGCCTCCTTCAGTAGGCGCGTCAGATCGGTGAAGCCCGGCACTCGCCACTGATCGGCCTGCGTGGCCGCGCGCCGCGGGTCCACGTCGCACACGGCGACGAGCTCCGCGAGCCGACAGTCGGCCAGAGCGGGAAGGTGGTCTTTCTGCGCCTGGCCGCCGAGTCCCACCACGGCGGCCCTCTTGGGCATGCTCATCGCTCACACCTCTTCCGAATGCGAGCGGTGGCCCGCCGACTGCAGGCCACCTGCCCTTCGAGGACACCGCGTCTGAGGCTGGATCGGGAGGCCCACTGGCGGGGCATGCAAAGCCGTTTGCATCTGATGCAAAGGCCCTGCCCCGGCCCGGCGCGCACCGCTACGGTGAGGGGTGGCGCGCCTCTCGGCTACAGGCGGGGACGATATGGATGCGGTCAGAGCTCGGGCGGTGCCCGCGGGCGCAGATCCCGGCGAGCTGGTCCGCCGTATACGCAGGGAGCGCGGACTGACCCTGGCCCAACTCGGTGGGCTGACCGGCTACTCCGCGGCCCAGGTCTCCCGGTACGAACGAGGCATCTCGCCACTGACGGACGTGGTGGTGCTGCGTCGCTTCGCCGACGCGCTCGCCATCCCGCCCCACAGGCTCGGTCTCACTCCTGAGCCAGAGGTCCGACATGGGCAGGTGATCGGGCCAACCATCGCCTACCCCAGCCTTCCCGCCCCTAGGGTGGCGGGTACGACTCTTCGGGAGGGCGGTGAGGATCCAGTGCGGCGCAGGCAGTTGCTGGCGAACCTCGCGGTCACGGCCGCCGCCGCGTCCGGCGCCTCCATCCTGCCAACCGGCAGTCCGCCGGTGAACGGAGCCGCGCTCGGCGAGCTGCTCGTCGGCCGCGTACGGGACGCGATGCTCGGCCTGCACACCGGCGTCACCGTCCCACCCACCTCAGCGCTTCACGCTGACATGTCCCGCGCTCTCACGGACTTCCACACCTGCCGCTACGGCAGTCTCGCCGTGCGCCTGCCCCGGCTGATCTGCGCGGCGCATGCACGCGTGGCCGGCGGCGACGGTGCGGAAAACGGTACGTTGCTGGCTCAGAGCTACCTGCTGGCCACGCGCATGCTGATCAAGCTCGACGAGCAGCAGTTGGGCTGGATGGCCGCCGACCGCGCACGCCAGACCGCCGAGGCCGTCGGCGATCCGCTCCTGGTCGCCGACGCAGCCCGCCAGCTCGCTGTCCTCGCGCGCAAGGCGGACTGGCACGACCAGTCGATGTCCATCGCCCTGAGTGCCGCCGACCACCCCAGCCTGCGCAGTGGCGTACCAGCCCACACGGCCGCGCGCGGGCTGCTGATCCAGTCCGCGGCCTACACCGCCGCCCGGGCCGGCGACGCCGCCGGGATGCGGGAGCTGACCGACGAGGCAGCCGCCATGGCGACGGAGCTCGGAGGCAGCACCTTGCTGCGGGACCACGGCGGCGGCTTCAGCCCCACCACCATTCAGCTCCACCGGGTCTCCGCCGAGAACTCCGCCGGCGACCCCTCCGCCGCTCTCGCCGCCGCACAGGCCGTGGTACCGCAGAGCCTGCCCAGCACCGAGCGCCGAGCCCGCTACTACACCGACATCGCCGCCGCGTTCGGACGGTGGGGCCGCCGTGCCGAGTGCATCCGCGCCCTCCTGGCCGCCGAGCACCACGCCCCCGAGGAGACCCACGCCCGCCCGGCCGTCAAGTCCCTGGTCTCAGGGCTGCTGGTCTCCGGACGCACCACCACCGAACTCCGCGGACTCGCCGCCCGCGTCGGCGCCCTTCACACGTAACGTCAGATATGGTCCAGCTTCCACAGGCGCCACATGCCGGTGCCGTCCGACAGGTACTCCGTGCCGGCGATGTCGTTGGTGCTGAGGATGTGGTCCTTCTGCTGCCAGATCGGGATCATCGGCACGTCCTCGGCGACGATCTTCTGGATGGCGCGGAAGTCCCCGACCGCGCGGGAACGTTCATCCTCGCGCTGGGTGGCGAGGATCAGGTTGTTGATCTGCTTGCTCTGGTAGCCGTTGTAGAAGACGGGTTCGGGGCCGACCAGCGGGGTGGTGAAGGTGTCCGGGTCGGGGAAGTCCGCGATCCAGCTGATGAGGTAGGCGTCGAACTCGCCCTTGGGGAAGGCGTTGGTGAAGCCGTCCCAGTCGCGCCGGTCTATCGTCACCTCGAACAGCCCGGTGTCCTCCAACTGGCGGCGTACGGCGACCGTCTCCGCCTCGCTGGAGGTGCCGCGCGCCACGCCGAGCGTGAAGCGGACCGGCGTCGTGATCCCGGCCTCCTGGAGGAGGGCGCGGGCCCGGTCGGCGTCGGGCTTGGGGTAGGCGTCGAAGAACGGGGTCTTGTGGCCGCTCATGCCCTGCGGGATCAGCGAGTACAGCGGGTCCACGGTGCGGCTGTACACGTCGCGGACGATCTGCTCGCGGTCGATGATCGAGGCGATGGCGCGGCGCACCGCCTTCTCCTTCATCGGCGAGTGGCCGCGCAGGTCGAACACCAGGGAGCGGGTGGTCGCCGCCGAGATCTCCATGGATCGCAGTTCCGGGTCGGCCGGGTTGAGGTCGGCCAGTTCCTTCGGCGGCAGGCCGCCGCCGACCACGTCGATGTCCCTGCGCTGCCAGGCCCCGCTCAGGGCCGCGGCGGAGTCGAAGTAGCGGACGGTGACGGACCTGCCGGTGCCGGCGGCGCCGTGGTATTCGCCGTTGGGCTTGAGCACCGCCTTCTCGCCGTCCTTGTACTCCTTGAGGACGTACGGGCCGGATCCCGAGACCTTGTTGTCCGTGCGCAGCTTGTCGGCCGGGTAGAACTCGCGGTCCACGATGGACCCGGCGCCGCTGGCGATCTTGTACGGGAAGGTGGCGTCCGGGCTGCGCAGTTCGAAGACGACCTTCCGGTCCCCTTCTGCGCGTACGGATTTGAGGGTGCTCAGCAGCGGCTTGGGCCCCTGCTTGTCGCCGATGTCGATGATGCGGCGGAAGGAGAACTCCACGTCCTGCGCCGTCATGGTGCGGCCGCCTGAGAAGTGCAGGTCGGGGCGGAGTTCGCAGACGTACTTGAGCAACTCGCCGCCTTCGAAGCCGCAGGAGGAGGCCGCGTCCGGGACCGGCTCGCTGTCGCCGGAGGTGAAGGTCAGCAGCGACTGGTAGAGGTTGCTGTACAGCGCCCAGGAGCCGCCGTCGTACGCGCCGGCGGGGTCCAGTGCGGTGACCGTCTCCGTCGTCCCGATCCGGATCGCCTTGCCGTCCTCGTCCGATGAGGACACCAGCCGGAAGCCGCCCACCCCTGCGGCCGCCAGGACCAGACAACCGACCGCTACCCGTACTCCTACCTTGCGCATCCTGCGCCCCCTCCAGCGCTGAG
Coding sequences within it:
- a CDS encoding Gfo/Idh/MocA family protein, yielding MSMPKRAAVVGLGGQAQKDHLPALADCRLAELVAVCDVDPRRAATQADQWRVPGFTDLTRLLKEARPDFVVAAVPHHAGRAVIEACAEAGVHVMKEKPFATDAHEAVELAALCGKTGIELMVTVQRRFHPLYAAAVDLLEHIGSPYLVEGRYTFHCPDPAAGWRGRAELAGGGCLADMGYHLIDLLIWYLGLPDRVLADTSAAAAPGADYDAEDTALVHLAYDAGLYGSLLVSRSAGPKTERLAITGPHGAVVVERGMVRRLDSAGQVLESLVREPAWPCAAATQIDYFCRVLDGTRPNPSGPAEHLPHAAFLAAAYASQATARPADPKEYLA
- a CDS encoding NUDIX hydrolase; protein product: MSPSSVTNELLEDLTHTAEREGVEKTVVGAVIADPDGKVLLLHRAAGDYLGGLWELPSGGVENGEDLVDALRREVAEETGLTVAAVGDYLGHFDYRSGSGRKTRQFNFTAAVTTTDETVKLTEHDAHVWADRSEQNQVSRAVQAVLDAWRDGAS
- a CDS encoding succinate dehydrogenase hydrophobic membrane anchor subunit, yielding MSTETTSTASDVNDVNTDVSLYDVDNPAPVIEPPRARSKKTPKATRTNFEMYGWLFMRLSGILLVVLVLGHLLIQLVLDGGVSKIGFAFVAGRWASPFWQTWDLLMLWLATLHGANGLRTVINDYAERDNTRLWLKGLLYTAATFTILLGTLVIFTFDPNIR
- a CDS encoding ABC transporter substrate-binding protein — encoded protein: MRKVGVRVAVGCLVLAAAGVGGFRLVSSSDEDGKAIRIGTTETVTALDPAGAYDGGSWALYSNLYQSLLTFTSGDSEPVPDAASSCGFEGGELLKYVCELRPDLHFSGGRTMTAQDVEFSFRRIIDIGDKQGPKPLLSTLKSVRAEGDRKVVFELRSPDATFPYKIASGAGSIVDREFYPADKLRTDNKVSGSGPYVLKEYKDGEKAVLKPNGEYHGAAGTGRSVTVRYFDSAAALSGAWQRRDIDVVGGGLPPKELADLNPADPELRSMEISAATTRSLVFDLRGHSPMKEKAVRRAIASIIDREQIVRDVYSRTVDPLYSLIPQGMSGHKTPFFDAYPKPDADRARALLQEAGITTPVRFTLGVARGTSSEAETVAVRRQLEDTGLFEVTIDRRDWDGFTNAFPKGEFDAYLISWIADFPDPDTFTTPLVGPEPVFYNGYQSKQINNLILATQREDERSRAVGDFRAIQKIVAEDVPMIPIWQQKDHILSTNDIAGTEYLSDGTGMWRLWKLDHI
- a CDS encoding DegT/DnrJ/EryC1/StrS aminotransferase family protein, with translation MNDSPLALLGGEPAISVPGPHFAWPPIAETDREAVAAQLEAAVSIPDRSGVVADLEDALASYLGVRHIVTTCTGTAALHSMYAAAGIGPGDEVIVPALTFHATATPLFHLGAHPVLADVDSRGQLDLSDAARRITARTQAVVAVHLWGLPEDMDALASFADEHGLMLLEDGSHSHGATWNSRRTGSFGTAAAFSLNGPKPLSAGEGGFVATDDSELYYRVLLHGQYNKRCRREIPADHPLARFAVTGMGLKLRIHPLAAAFARAQLPRLDGYLAGRLAIAARMCEALDDVPGVYPPYVPASARPAWYALPLRYESAELGGLPIRRFLDAVHAEGAVEADLPGATCPLGTHPLFRRPGALLPGYAGFQGPVAGEFPVAEHVHATTLKLPVWHGEDDVRLADAYTAAIAKAAAHAKDLL
- the sdhA gene encoding succinate dehydrogenase flavoprotein subunit, translating into MKIHKYDTVIVGAGGAGMRAAIEATQRSRTAVLTKLYPTRSHTGAAQGGMAAALANVEEDNWEWHTFDTVKGGDYLVDQDAAEILAKEAIDSVLDLEKMGLPFNRTPDGTIDQRRFGGHSRNHGEAPVRRSCYAADRTGHMILQTLYQNCVKEGVEFFNEFYVLDQLITEVDGVKKSAGVVAYELATGEIHVFQAKAVIYASGGCGKFFKVTSNAHTLTGDGQAAVYRRGLPLEDMEFFQFHPTGIWRMGILLTEGARGEGGILRNKDGERFMEKYAPVMKDLASRDVVSRSIYTEIREGRGCGPEGDHVYLDLTHLPPEQLDAKLPDITEFARTYLGIEPYTDPIPIQPTAHYAMGGIPTNVEGEVLADNTTVVPGLYAAGEVACVSVHGANRLGTNSLLDINVFGRRAGIAAAEYSAKADYVDLPEDPASLVVEQVERLRESTGNERVAELRKELQETMDANVMVFRTEQTIKTAVEKIAELRARYKNVAIQDKGKRFNTDLLEAIELGNLLDLAEVMAVSALARKESRGGHYREDFPNRDDVNFMRHTMAYREVGDDGSESVRLDYKPVVQTRYQPMERKY
- a CDS encoding helix-turn-helix domain-containing protein, translated to MPAGADPGELVRRIRRERGLTLAQLGGLTGYSAAQVSRYERGISPLTDVVVLRRFADALAIPPHRLGLTPEPEVRHGQVIGPTIAYPSLPAPRVAGTTLREGGEDPVRRRQLLANLAVTAAAASGASILPTGSPPVNGAALGELLVGRVRDAMLGLHTGVTVPPTSALHADMSRALTDFHTCRYGSLAVRLPRLICAAHARVAGGDGAENGTLLAQSYLLATRMLIKLDEQQLGWMAADRARQTAEAVGDPLLVADAARQLAVLARKADWHDQSMSIALSAADHPSLRSGVPAHTAARGLLIQSAAYTAARAGDAAGMRELTDEAAAMATELGGSTLLRDHGGGFSPTTIQLHRVSAENSAGDPSAALAAAQAVVPQSLPSTERRARYYTDIAAAFGRWGRRAECIRALLAAEHHAPEETHARPAVKSLVSGLLVSGRTTTELRGLAARVGALHT
- a CDS encoding succinate dehydrogenase iron-sulfur subunit produces the protein MATPTLDKAETAADASPYITVTFRIRRFNPEVSDEAIWQDFPIEIDPKERVLDGLHKIKWDLDGSLTFRRSCAHGICGSDAMRINGRNRLACKTLIKDITSPDKNGAFKPITVEPIKGLTVLKDLVVDMEPFFQAYRDVMPFLITTGNEPTRERRQSAADRERFDDTTKCILCAACTSSCPVFWNDGQYFGPAAIVNAHRFIFDSRDEGGEQRLEILNDKDGVWRCRTTFNCTEACPRGIEITKAIQEVKRALITRRF